A region from the bacterium genome encodes:
- a CDS encoding histone H1 has product MSPARKATTKKTTKKTTKKVVRKKPAAKKATKKRATPKKAAPRKAARKATKPAARKTVKPTAKKAAASRKKATAPAKKAAASKKKAAAPAKKAAASKKASAPAAKKAAASKKAARPASKKAARKRKSEFAPAEPASPEPKPGLGYKWVCYACEAKFYDLGKEEPICPKCEANQRERPKEVAAAAAAAAKPAPRRKRPAAQPMSRLLDEEDSNEQQFEEEDDTAAELDIGKLGGGLIQPSSQDDD; this is encoded by the coding sequence ATGAGCCCGGCCCGGAAGGCCACGACCAAGAAGACGACCAAGAAAACCACGAAGAAGGTCGTCCGAAAGAAGCCTGCAGCGAAGAAGGCCACCAAGAAAAGGGCGACACCGAAGAAGGCCGCACCCCGGAAAGCCGCGAGGAAGGCCACCAAGCCGGCGGCGAGGAAGACCGTCAAGCCGACGGCCAAGAAAGCGGCTGCTTCCAGGAAGAAGGCCACTGCGCCCGCCAAGAAGGCAGCGGCTTCCAAGAAGAAGGCCGCGGCGCCCGCGAAAAAGGCAGCTGCTTCCAAGAAGGCAAGCGCGCCGGCGGCCAAGAAGGCAGCGGCTTCGAAGAAGGCGGCCAGGCCGGCGAGCAAGAAGGCGGCCCGCAAACGCAAGAGCGAGTTCGCCCCTGCCGAGCCGGCGAGCCCGGAGCCGAAGCCCGGGCTCGGCTACAAGTGGGTCTGTTACGCCTGTGAGGCCAAGTTCTACGATCTGGGCAAGGAAGAGCCGATCTGCCCGAAATGCGAGGCCAACCAGCGGGAGCGGCCCAAGGAGGTCGCCGCTGCAGCTGCCGCGGCCGCCAAACCGGCGCCCCGCCGCAAGCGTCCGGCCGCGCAACCGATGTCACGCCTTCTCGACGAAGAAGATTCCAACGAGCAGCAGTTCGAAGAAGAAGACGACACGGCAGCCGAGCTCGATATCGGAAAGCTCGGGGGCGGATTGATCCAACCGAGCAGCCAGGACGACGACTGA
- a CDS encoding type II secretion system protein M produces MNFEQLRAKLIARFEALSERERWLVVIASVAAVYCVVSFGLIDPLMREREGLLGSLEAAADELGLVNGQASVLSARLENGPGAQLTKREKALKQALQSLEGKLAERQTRLVAPAEAARVLEELVAAERELRLVRLETAEPRPVGEEKLEPGAASGRPALYRHDIVLETEGSYFAALRYVNALETGDTGVRLDRLDYEVTAHPQARVTLHLFTLSFEKEWIGV; encoded by the coding sequence GTGAACTTCGAGCAGCTCCGAGCCAAGTTGATCGCACGCTTCGAGGCCCTCTCCGAGCGGGAGCGATGGCTGGTCGTCATCGCCAGCGTCGCGGCCGTGTACTGCGTGGTCTCGTTCGGGCTGATCGACCCGCTGATGCGTGAGCGAGAGGGCCTGCTCGGCTCGCTCGAAGCTGCTGCAGATGAGTTGGGCCTGGTCAACGGACAGGCAAGCGTTCTCTCGGCTCGTTTGGAGAACGGCCCCGGTGCGCAGCTGACGAAGCGCGAGAAGGCCCTGAAACAAGCCCTGCAGAGCCTCGAGGGGAAGCTGGCCGAGCGTCAGACGCGCCTGGTTGCGCCCGCGGAAGCGGCCCGCGTTCTCGAAGAACTCGTCGCGGCCGAACGCGAGCTCCGTCTGGTGCGATTGGAAACGGCCGAGCCCAGACCCGTGGGAGAGGAGAAGCTGGAACCCGGCGCCGCTTCCGGACGGCCCGCCCTCTATCGCCATGACATCGTGCTCGAAACGGAAGGCAGCTACTTCGCAGCTCTCCGTTACGTGAACGCCCTGGAAACCGGGGACACCGGAGTTCGGCTGGATCGCCTCGACTATGAAGTGACGGCACATCCCCAGGCCCGGGTGACCCTGCACTTGTTCACGCTGAGCTTCGAGAAGGAGTGGATCGGTGTTTGA